The Rhodoferax sediminis genome has a segment encoding these proteins:
- a CDS encoding cbb3-type cytochrome c oxidase subunit II, translating to MKSETTLIGGAMVMIALSISALVIVPAMELHDIAPTPGLKPYTSAELRGRQVYISNGCVYCHTQQPRTKEFAPADFKRGWGRATVAGDYAYDSPPLLGDMRTGPDLMNIGVRQPSEQWNLGHLYEPRAYVPGSIMPAFPFLFEAKAQADKDEVVVTLPPGYTPANKVVVARPEALDLVKYLLSLNRSFPAIETPPAASAPATPAPVPAK from the coding sequence ATGAAAAGTGAAACCACACTCATCGGCGGCGCCATGGTCATGATCGCGCTGTCCATCAGTGCCCTGGTGATCGTGCCTGCCATGGAGTTGCACGACATCGCCCCCACGCCGGGGCTGAAACCCTATACCAGCGCCGAATTGCGCGGCAGGCAGGTGTATATCAGCAACGGCTGCGTTTACTGCCACACGCAACAGCCGCGCACCAAGGAATTCGCCCCCGCCGACTTTAAGCGCGGCTGGGGCCGCGCCACGGTCGCCGGCGACTATGCCTACGATTCGCCGCCCCTGCTGGGTGACATGCGCACCGGTCCCGACCTGATGAATATCGGCGTTCGCCAACCGAGCGAGCAATGGAATCTGGGCCATCTGTACGAGCCGCGCGCTTACGTGCCCGGCAGCATCATGCCGGCCTTTCCGTTCCTGTTCGAGGCCAAGGCACAGGCGGACAAGGATGAAGTGGTCGTGACGCTGCCACCGGGCTACACGCCTGCCAACAAGGTAGTGGTCGCGCGCCCGGAAGCACTCGACCTGGTGAAATACCTGTTGTCCCTGAATCGCAGTTTCCCGGCCATCGAGACGCCCCCCGCAGCGAGTGCACCCGCGACGCCGGCACCGGTACCGGCCAAATAA
- a CDS encoding cbb3-type cytochrome c oxidase subunit I, whose translation MNPAAILLSAFVISFVALVIFIWSQRIGLFDRSSTGAEVIFAPGEIGRIEEPAGTASSQQALQGAVDAAGTGTAAHGDPHEIAERAAADASTGPLIFFFYCCSIVWLLVASAAGLTASIKLHDPDWLTSQQWLTFGIIRTLHLNSVAYGWTPMAGLGTVLFVIPRVLKTPLIGMRFAFLGAILWNAGLIAGLGAIAAGFNAGLMWLEMPWQVSILMAVGGALIGLPLVLTLVNRRVEHLYVSVWYMGAALFWFPVLFITAKIPGLYTGVQAGTMNWWFGHNVLGLFYTPLALASIYYFLPKIIGRPIRSYNLSLLGFWALAFFYGQVGGHHLIGGPVPEWMITLSIVQSMMMIIPVAAFSVNMFQTLEGQLSTFRYSPTLRFIGVGGLMYAASSLQGSIEALRSVNLITHFTHFTVAHAHLGLYGFVTFVFFGAMYFVMPRITAREWPYPRLISAHFWLVSGGFALYFIGLTIGGWLQGEAMLDGTRPFMDSVAVTIPYLQARSIGGAIMGLGHLIFAAHFIAMVLNFGPTRNQPALFSHLLAKKVAP comes from the coding sequence GTGAATCCAGCTGCCATTCTGCTTTCAGCGTTCGTCATTTCGTTCGTGGCGCTAGTCATATTTATCTGGTCGCAACGCATCGGCCTGTTTGATCGCAGCAGTACCGGCGCCGAGGTCATTTTTGCGCCTGGCGAAATCGGCCGCATCGAAGAGCCAGCCGGAACGGCCAGTTCCCAACAGGCATTGCAGGGCGCGGTCGATGCCGCCGGTACCGGGACGGCCGCCCATGGCGACCCCCACGAAATTGCCGAGCGGGCCGCCGCCGACGCGTCCACCGGTCCGCTCATATTTTTCTTTTACTGCTGCTCCATTGTCTGGCTGTTGGTGGCGTCCGCGGCCGGACTCACAGCCTCCATCAAACTGCACGACCCGGACTGGCTGACGTCGCAACAGTGGCTCACCTTCGGCATCATTCGAACCCTGCATCTCAATTCGGTCGCCTATGGCTGGACACCCATGGCGGGTTTGGGTACGGTGCTATTCGTCATCCCGCGCGTGCTCAAGACGCCCTTGATTGGCATGCGCTTCGCATTTTTGGGCGCTATTTTGTGGAATGCCGGCCTGATTGCCGGCCTGGGCGCCATTGCAGCGGGCTTCAACGCCGGACTCATGTGGCTTGAAATGCCGTGGCAGGTCAGCATCCTGATGGCCGTGGGGGGTGCCCTGATTGGCCTGCCCCTGGTGCTGACGCTGGTCAACCGTCGCGTCGAGCACCTCTATGTGTCCGTCTGGTACATGGGTGCCGCGCTGTTCTGGTTTCCCGTGCTGTTCATTACGGCGAAGATCCCCGGCCTGTACACCGGCGTGCAGGCGGGCACCATGAACTGGTGGTTCGGCCACAACGTGCTCGGCCTGTTCTACACGCCACTCGCGCTGGCGTCGATCTACTACTTTCTTCCAAAAATCATCGGCCGCCCCATCCGCTCCTACAACCTGTCTCTGCTGGGATTCTGGGCGCTGGCTTTTTTCTACGGCCAGGTCGGTGGCCACCATCTGATTGGCGGGCCGGTGCCCGAGTGGATGATCACGCTGTCCATCGTCCAGAGCATGATGATGATTATCCCGGTGGCTGCGTTCTCCGTGAACATGTTTCAGACACTGGAAGGACAGCTGTCCACGTTTCGCTATTCACCGACCCTGCGTTTCATCGGCGTCGGTGGCCTGATGTACGCCGCCAGCTCGCTGCAAGGCTCGATCGAGGCGCTGCGCAGCGTGAACCTGATCACCCACTTCACACATTTCACCGTCGCGCATGCACATCTGGGCTTGTACGGTTTCGTCACCTTTGTGTTCTTCGGCGCGATGTATTTCGTGATGCCACGCATCACGGCGCGTGAGTGGCCCTACCCCCGGCTGATCTCTGCCCACTTCTGGCTGGTCAGTGGCGGCTTTGCGCTCTACTTTATCGGCTTGACCATTGGCGGCTGGCTGCAGGGTGAGGCGATGCTGGATGGGACCCGGCCATTCATGGATTCCGTGGCCGTCACGATCCCGTATCTCCAGGCTCGCAGCATTGGCGGCGCCATCATGGGCTTGGGCCACCTGATATTCGCGGCCCATTTCATTGCGATGGTGCTCAATTTCGGACCCACGCGCAACCAGCCGGCACTGTTTTCGCATTTGCTGGCCAAGAAGGTGGCACCATGA
- a CDS encoding SCO family protein: MPDSISPADSSLARRLTVALCAALLATFVWGLYRYTANFGVWTFEGRRQLALQAGNLRAPQVPLRGMGTTPITLWGSASSPPAAYLVDFIYTRCPSVCRVLGDEYQQMQTQLAAQRASSPASAAVHLVSISFDAEHDDPASLREYAREHRIDPALWTLAIPATAADTQALMRSLDVIAIPDGLGGFVHNGAIHLLDASGRLRGLYEFDQWPQALEAAKQLATARRNIP; the protein is encoded by the coding sequence GTGCCGGATTCCATCTCTCCCGCCGATAGCTCGCTCGCGCGCCGCCTGACGGTGGCGCTGTGTGCCGCGCTGCTGGCGACCTTTGTCTGGGGCCTGTACCGCTACACGGCAAACTTCGGGGTGTGGACCTTTGAAGGCCGGCGCCAGCTGGCACTGCAGGCCGGCAATCTGCGCGCCCCCCAAGTGCCGCTACGCGGAATGGGCACGACTCCGATCACACTGTGGGGCAGCGCAAGCAGCCCGCCGGCAGCTTACCTCGTGGACTTTATCTACACCCGCTGCCCCAGTGTCTGCCGCGTGCTCGGCGACGAGTACCAGCAAATGCAGACCCAACTGGCCGCACAGCGCGCCAGTAGTCCGGCCTCGGCCGCCGTGCACCTGGTCTCCATCTCCTTCGACGCGGAACATGACGATCCGGCCAGTCTGCGCGAGTACGCCCGCGAGCATCGGATCGATCCCGCGCTGTGGACCCTCGCGATACCAGCGACCGCAGCGGATACCCAGGCGCTGATGCGCTCCCTTGACGTCATCGCCATTCCGGACGGTCTGGGCGGCTTTGTCCACAACGGGGCCATCCACCTCCTCGACGCCTCGGGGCGGCTGCGCGGTCTGTATGAATTCGACCAGTGGCCCCAGGCGCTCGAAGCAGCAAAGCAGCTTGCGACGGCGCGGCGCAACATACCATGA
- a CDS encoding NnrS family protein, whose amino-acid sequence MKLPSIPIQPGAAQSVPPARGLPLLRLGFRPFYLCAALIATLAVPLWVAVFLGRISFEPSAPAMLWHAHEMLFGFAATVIIGFLLTAVKAWTGLDTPRGPVLGALALLWLAARITAVVGPYPVYAVLDVALLPLVAVALIDVLVRARNHRNLPLALILVLMSLANLGFHLAIMGVIDIPPVQPLYACLALIVMVECVITGRVIPAFMNNATPGLKLVTQRKFELATLAVTAAGLALWVCAPAGWVAFAVLLLAAGLHVRRQLHWRPRTAGNRPILWILHTAYAWIPLGLALLALAEVGIVSVSAGVHALAVGATGGLIIAMMTRTARGHTGRPLKASKPEILAYLLVMLAAALRVLLPLVSPDLLAISLVGAALAWTAAFGIYLVIYTPWLMRARLDGKDG is encoded by the coding sequence ATGAAACTCCCCTCCATCCCCATTCAACCTGGCGCGGCTCAAAGCGTGCCGCCCGCGCGGGGCCTGCCTTTGCTGCGTCTCGGCTTTCGGCCTTTCTACCTGTGCGCCGCACTGATCGCCACGTTGGCCGTTCCGCTGTGGGTCGCCGTATTTCTTGGCCGGATCAGCTTCGAGCCATCGGCGCCTGCCATGCTGTGGCACGCCCACGAGATGTTGTTCGGCTTTGCGGCCACCGTGATCATTGGCTTTCTGTTGACAGCCGTCAAGGCATGGACCGGGCTGGACACGCCGCGCGGTCCCGTGCTCGGCGCCCTGGCACTTTTATGGCTGGCCGCCCGCATCACCGCAGTGGTTGGGCCTTATCCTGTGTACGCGGTGCTCGATGTGGCCTTGTTGCCTCTTGTGGCGGTGGCCCTGATCGACGTCCTGGTACGGGCCCGGAACCATCGCAACCTGCCCCTCGCGCTGATTCTCGTTTTGATGTCGCTGGCCAATCTCGGCTTTCATCTGGCCATCATGGGCGTCATCGATATCCCGCCAGTGCAACCGCTGTACGCCTGCCTCGCGCTCATCGTCATGGTGGAATGCGTGATCACGGGGCGCGTGATTCCCGCGTTCATGAACAACGCCACGCCGGGACTGAAGCTGGTCACTCAACGAAAGTTCGAACTGGCAACACTGGCGGTCACTGCGGCGGGCCTCGCCTTGTGGGTTTGCGCTCCCGCCGGCTGGGTCGCGTTCGCGGTGCTGTTGCTGGCCGCTGGCCTGCACGTTCGTCGTCAATTGCACTGGCGCCCCCGCACGGCGGGCAACCGGCCGATCCTGTGGATCCTGCATACCGCCTATGCCTGGATTCCGCTCGGGCTGGCCTTGCTGGCATTGGCAGAGGTCGGAATCGTGTCCGTTTCCGCCGGGGTGCATGCGCTTGCGGTGGGCGCAACAGGTGGCCTCATCATCGCCATGATGACACGTACCGCCCGCGGTCACACCGGCCGCCCACTCAAGGCTTCAAAGCCCGAAATCCTGGCGTACTTGCTGGTAATGCTTGCAGCGGCCCTGCGCGTGCTGCTTCCGCTGGTATCGCCCGACTTGCTGGCGATCTCGCTGGTAGGTGCCGCGCTCGCCTGGACCGCGGCATTCGGGATCTACCTGGTGATTTACACACCGTGGCTGATGCGGGCACGGCTGGACGGCAAGGATGGCTAG
- a CDS encoding c-type cytochrome: MTTPEILPQQERENPEPVEGANPTPWFIIVLVTALFIFGVVYILRTTLNTPSDWGDGRTAAELQGAPALAAGAAVDGAAVFASHCVACHQATGLGLPGVFPPLAGSDWVAGKEATLIAIVLHGINGPLTVEGKPYNGAMPTFQGQLQDAEVAAVLTHVRSQWGNTGAPITADAVAAVRKDTASRTEPFKGDAELGPLK, encoded by the coding sequence ATGACAACGCCTGAAATCCTGCCGCAGCAAGAGCGCGAAAACCCGGAGCCGGTTGAAGGCGCCAACCCGACACCGTGGTTCATCATCGTGCTGGTGACCGCGCTATTCATCTTTGGCGTGGTGTACATCTTGCGCACCACATTGAACACCCCCTCTGACTGGGGCGATGGCCGTACGGCTGCCGAGTTGCAGGGCGCGCCGGCGCTGGCGGCAGGAGCGGCGGTGGACGGTGCGGCCGTGTTTGCGTCGCACTGCGTCGCCTGCCACCAGGCGACCGGACTGGGTCTTCCTGGTGTATTTCCGCCGCTGGCGGGCTCGGACTGGGTGGCCGGCAAGGAGGCCACGCTGATCGCCATCGTGCTGCACGGCATCAATGGCCCCTTGACCGTCGAAGGCAAGCCCTATAACGGTGCCATGCCGACGTTCCAGGGTCAATTGCAGGACGCCGAAGTGGCGGCCGTGTTGACGCACGTTCGCAGCCAGTGGGGCAATACCGGCGCGCCCATCACCGCCGACGCCGTCGCGGCGGTGCGCAAGGATACGGCCTCACGCACCGAGCCGTTCAAGGGCGACGCCGAACTCGGTCCGCTGAAGTAG
- a CDS encoding group III truncated hemoglobin produces the protein MDKTSTSGDAVPADPAFPNRELIVQLVHTFYADVRSDRVLGPTFDAVIEDRWGPHLARMVEFWSTVMLGTRSFKGNVFGKHMAVAGVTPEHFTRWLTYWFLRTSELCRPRAAAVLQKAALGIAKMLHRGYFGATANFEEAVLEARKAARVRVRTIPSISPVHS, from the coding sequence ATGGATAAAACCAGCACATCCGGCGATGCCGTGCCAGCAGATCCGGCCTTCCCCAACCGTGAACTCATCGTCCAACTGGTTCACACGTTCTATGCAGACGTTCGATCCGATCGGGTTCTCGGACCTACCTTTGATGCCGTGATCGAGGACCGCTGGGGGCCGCATCTGGCGCGAATGGTCGAGTTCTGGAGCACCGTGATGCTGGGCACGCGCAGCTTCAAGGGCAATGTTTTCGGCAAGCACATGGCAGTCGCGGGCGTCACGCCCGAGCACTTCACGCGCTGGCTCACGTACTGGTTTTTGCGCACCAGCGAATTGTGTCGGCCACGTGCTGCCGCGGTCCTGCAGAAGGCGGCCCTGGGTATTGCGAAGATGCTTCACCGCGGCTACTTCGGCGCCACGGCCAACTTCGAGGAAGCCGTTCTGGAGGCCCGCAAGGCGGCCCGGGTGCGAGTCAGGACGATTCCGTCCATCAGTCCCGTTCATTCATGA
- the serA gene encoding phosphoglycerate dehydrogenase translates to MSLKVLLLEDIHTSATPILQSIRDVEIVRLKHAPDAQELQTLLADVNVLGLRSRTRLTSQVLEHAPRLQAVGSYCTGTNNLDLKAATERGIGVFNGPFSNTRSVAELVIGHAIHLLRRIPERHAAAMRGAWLKDAKGSNELRGKTLGIVGYGKIGTQTGLLAEAIGMRVMYYDIEACLPLGNAVPAASLEVLLREADVVTLHVPETERTRQLIDAGRLAQMKDDAALINLARGQAVDIDALYATLRSGRLRGAAIDVFPLEPASKADTFESPLRTLDNVILTPHVGGSTFEAQRNLGVEVSEKLRDYLLSGAVRGSVNLPELSVGVLRAPCRLVHIHHDRPGVMSRLNGLLSAAGLNVSQLHLETQGGIGVAAIDLSAPLDAHTLQAIAGAEGTVRAFTVLSSSARAQLAA, encoded by the coding sequence ATGAGCCTTAAAGTCTTGTTGCTGGAAGATATCCATACCAGCGCCACCCCCATCCTGCAATCGATCCGCGACGTCGAAATCGTCCGGCTCAAACACGCACCCGACGCACAGGAGCTGCAGACGCTGCTGGCCGATGTGAATGTGCTGGGCTTGCGTTCGCGCACCCGGCTCACCAGCCAGGTACTGGAACATGCCCCCCGCCTGCAGGCGGTAGGCTCTTACTGCACGGGCACCAACAACCTGGATCTGAAGGCGGCAACGGAGCGCGGGATCGGTGTATTCAACGGGCCGTTTTCGAATACGCGTTCGGTCGCCGAACTGGTGATCGGCCACGCCATCCACTTGCTGCGCCGCATTCCCGAGCGCCATGCCGCCGCGATGCGTGGCGCGTGGCTGAAGGACGCGAAGGGCTCCAATGAGCTTCGCGGCAAGACACTGGGGATCGTTGGCTACGGCAAGATCGGAACCCAGACCGGGCTGCTGGCCGAGGCCATTGGCATGCGCGTGATGTACTACGACATCGAGGCCTGCCTGCCACTCGGCAATGCCGTGCCGGCCGCATCGCTCGAAGTCCTCTTGCGCGAGGCCGACGTGGTGACGCTGCATGTTCCGGAGACGGAACGCACCCGGCAATTGATCGACGCGGGGCGCCTGGCCCAGATGAAGGACGATGCGGCGCTGATCAACCTGGCGCGTGGTCAGGCGGTCGACATCGACGCGCTGTATGCGACGTTGCGCAGTGGCCGGCTGCGCGGCGCGGCGATCGACGTGTTTCCGCTGGAGCCGGCGTCCAAGGCCGATACCTTTGAATCACCGCTGCGCACGCTGGACAACGTGATCCTGACGCCCCATGTGGGCGGGTCCACCTTCGAGGCGCAGCGCAACCTGGGCGTCGAGGTGTCGGAGAAATTGCGCGACTACCTGCTGTCCGGCGCTGTGCGCGGCAGCGTGAATCTGCCCGAACTGTCGGTGGGTGTCTTGCGGGCGCCCTGCCGCCTGGTGCACATCCATCACGACCGTCCGGGCGTCATGTCCAGGCTCAACGGCTTGCTGTCGGCGGCCGGCCTGAACGTGTCGCAACTGCACCTGGAAACGCAGGGCGGCATTGGCGTGGCAGCGATCGATTTGAGCGCACCGCTGGACGCACACACGCTGCAAGCCATCGCCGGCGCCGAAGGGACCGTTCGAGCTTTCACCGTGCTGTCTTCGTCGGCGCGGGCGCAACTGGCGGCGTGA